The Polynucleobacter sp. TSB-Sco08W16 genome includes a region encoding these proteins:
- a CDS encoding DEAD/DEAH box helicase, with the protein MTNTATEINSSNGVGDSVVPSADPSVTPPATITFADFGLDPLIQKAVAEQGYNTPTPIQAQSIPHVLAGSDLMGAAQTGTGKTAAFVLPIIQKILRHASNSASPARHPIRALVLTPTRELAVQVAENAANYSKHTDLRAAVVYGGVDMKEQVAILRNGVEILIATPGRLLDHIGSKVANLSQVEILVLDEADRMLDMGFLPDLQRIINLIPAQRQTLLFSATFSPEIKKLAQSYLRTPVTVEVARQNAAADTVKQVIHMVSSSDKQRAIVKVLENRTRQGLSRQCIIFTNSRLGCAKLARALERDGIKAGAIHGDKSQGERTLTLDAFKSGAIEALVATDVAARGLDIPDMPCVINHELPYNAEDFIHRIGRTGRAGSTGDAIALVDASEKRLLDDIEKLMKRKLDIKPLPEGIPSYAKPSSSAAPAKGADPFFYKPYEPTAAAQSVGHAVKPEEKKVGIVAAKPAVGALLGGFKKK; encoded by the coding sequence TTGACAAATACTGCTACTGAAATAAATTCATCTAACGGGGTTGGCGACTCAGTCGTTCCTAGCGCTGACCCTAGTGTTACTCCACCAGCAACAATCACTTTTGCTGATTTTGGTTTAGATCCGCTGATTCAAAAAGCGGTTGCTGAACAGGGTTACAACACTCCTACTCCGATTCAAGCTCAATCGATCCCGCATGTATTAGCGGGCAGCGATTTAATGGGTGCCGCGCAAACAGGTACTGGCAAAACAGCTGCCTTTGTATTGCCAATCATTCAAAAGATTCTGCGTCACGCCAGTAATAGCGCTTCACCAGCACGCCACCCAATTCGCGCGCTGGTCTTAACACCCACCAGAGAGCTGGCTGTGCAGGTTGCAGAAAATGCGGCCAATTACTCTAAACATACTGACTTACGTGCTGCCGTTGTCTATGGTGGCGTAGATATGAAGGAGCAAGTAGCAATTCTGCGTAATGGCGTTGAGATCTTGATTGCAACCCCTGGTCGTCTCTTGGATCACATTGGCTCGAAAGTTGCAAACCTTTCTCAAGTCGAGATTCTGGTTCTTGACGAAGCAGATCGCATGCTCGACATGGGATTCTTGCCGGATCTGCAGCGCATCATTAATTTGATTCCAGCGCAAAGACAAACACTACTGTTCTCAGCAACATTCTCGCCAGAAATTAAAAAACTGGCGCAAAGTTATTTGCGGACACCGGTGACGGTTGAAGTGGCGCGTCAAAACGCTGCTGCCGATACTGTCAAGCAGGTGATTCACATGGTGTCGTCAAGTGATAAGCAGCGTGCGATTGTGAAGGTGCTAGAGAACCGCACACGACAGGGCTTATCACGTCAGTGCATCATCTTTACTAATAGCCGTTTAGGTTGTGCCAAGTTGGCGCGTGCCTTAGAGCGCGATGGCATTAAGGCTGGCGCGATTCATGGCGACAAGAGTCAGGGTGAACGTACTTTGACTCTAGATGCATTTAAATCGGGCGCTATTGAAGCCTTAGTAGCGACCGATGTAGCAGCCCGTGGTCTAGATATCCCTGATATGCCTTGCGTGATTAATCACGAACTGCCTTACAACGCTGAAGACTTTATTCACCGCATTGGTCGAACAGGTCGCGCCGGCAGTACAGGTGATGCGATTGCCTTGGTAGATGCTAGTGAAAAACGTTTGCTGGATGACATCGAAAAATTGATGAAGCGTAAGCTGGACATCAAACCTTTGCCTGAGGGAATTCCTTCATACGCTAAGCCATCTAGTAGTGCTGCGCCTGCCAAAGGGGCAGACCCATTCTTCTACAAACCATACGAGCCAACTGCAGCAGCGCAGTCAGTGGGTCATGCCGTAAAGCCTGAAGAGAAAAAAGTCGGGATTGTGGCGGCTAAGCCAGCCGTGGGCGCTTTGTTGGGCGGCTTCAAAAAGAAATAA
- the gluQRS gene encoding tRNA glutamyl-Q(34) synthetase GluQRS, whose protein sequence is MILAVSTHKNPSSPADGYRGRFAPSPTGPLHAGSLVAALGSWLDARKNGGKWLLRIEDLDTPRCIPGADQQIQSQLLACGLFWDDEPTYQSQQQERYQRALERLNVLKYLYPCSCSRQTIANTLHGLGIHTPRNQEQVYPGTCRPKSLEMNSSEVILGGKLAWRIALPPHCQIAFEDLSLGQQSQDLNKQVGDFVLKRSDGLFTYQLAVVVDDAEQGITHIVRGADLLSNTARQIYLQNMLGYATPLYKHLPLVLDKHGEKLSKQTLANQINTQDAQHALAELRKAAQHLGLNELPDSESITIAEWLLAATHAWKS, encoded by the coding sequence ATGATTTTAGCTGTGTCTACGCATAAAAACCCCTCATCCCCAGCCGACGGCTATCGCGGGCGATTTGCCCCTTCGCCTACCGGGCCACTCCATGCCGGATCCCTGGTTGCCGCCTTGGGAAGCTGGTTGGATGCCCGTAAAAATGGGGGTAAATGGCTCCTCAGAATCGAGGATTTAGACACCCCAAGATGCATCCCGGGCGCTGACCAGCAAATCCAGTCTCAATTGCTTGCCTGTGGGCTTTTCTGGGACGATGAACCCACTTATCAGTCCCAACAGCAAGAACGCTACCAACGGGCTTTAGAGCGCCTCAACGTGCTCAAATATCTTTACCCTTGCTCCTGCTCTAGACAAACGATCGCCAATACCCTGCATGGGCTAGGAATCCACACTCCCCGCAATCAAGAGCAGGTTTATCCCGGCACTTGCCGACCAAAATCATTGGAGATGAATTCAAGCGAGGTAATTCTCGGGGGTAAGCTTGCTTGGCGAATCGCTCTACCCCCTCATTGCCAGATTGCGTTTGAGGATCTATCTCTGGGGCAACAAAGCCAAGATCTCAACAAGCAAGTGGGTGACTTCGTCCTTAAAAGAAGTGATGGTCTATTTACCTATCAACTCGCCGTTGTAGTGGATGATGCGGAGCAAGGCATCACTCATATCGTGCGCGGCGCAGATTTGCTCAGCAATACCGCAAGACAAATTTATCTACAGAATATGTTGGGCTACGCAACACCCCTATATAAGCATCTGCCACTGGTTTTAGATAAGCATGGTGAAAAGCTCAGTAAGCAGACCTTGGCAAACCAAATTAATACACAAGACGCGCAACATGCACTTGCCGAATTACGCAAGGCTGCACAACATTTAGGATTAAATGAATTGCCCGATAGTGAGAGTATCACCATTGCAGAGTGGCTTTTAGCAGCCACCCATGCCTGGAAAAGCTAA
- the dnaE gene encoding DNA polymerase III subunit alpha, whose protein sequence is MALPRFVHLRIHSEFSITDGVVRIDDAVAAAAKDEMGALALTDLSNLFGLVRFYTAARSGGIKPIAGADVWVSNPQDPDQPHRLLLLVQNHSGYLNLCELLSRASLENQSRGRAEVDSAWFSEPAAKAEDKKAKRTLAYGLIALSGARMGEVGSALLAGQEDQAKIAARRFEKLFPKSFYIEVQRGGHPQDEKQLQLACHLASELDLPVVATHPVQFMQKSDFIAHEARVCIAEGELLGNPRRQKKFNEEQYFLSQAEMEKRFADLPAAIANSVEIAKRCNLSLVLGQPRLPDFPTPPGITLDDYLLQQSEIGLARHMERNFPDAEERAKEAPRYHERLVFEVKTISQMGFPGYFLIVADFINWAKNNGVPVGPGRGSGAGSLVAYSLGITDLDPLRYNLLFERFLNPERVSMPDFDIDFCQHGRDRVIQYVKDKYGKDAVSQIATFGTMAARAAIRDVGRVLEQGYNFVDGIAKLVPNKPGQYMTIEMAKKEEKQLAEREKNEDEVRQLLSLAQQLEGMTRNVGMHAGGVLIAPGRLTDFCPLYTQETKEQDSSSVISQFDKDDVEAIGLVKFDFLGLTTLTILAAAERWIKTLHTDRKDWTIGDIALDDEKAFDVLKKANTVAVFQLESRGMQGMLREAKPDRFEDIIALVALYRPGPMDLIPDFIERKHGRQKVEYPDPRIEPVLRETYGIMVYQEQVMQMAQMIGGYSLGGADMLRRAMGKKKPEEMAQHRKIFSDGAKAGGITEGKANEIYDLMERFAGYGFNKSHAAAYALLAYQTAWLKAYYPAEFMAANLSLAMDDTDKVKILYDDCLANQIRVFSPDINTGVYEFTPLRAPDAAPDAPLSHIRYGLGAVRGTGEAAIEAIVKARQTGGPFKDLFDFCARVDRRQVNRRAIEALMRAGAFDSLYRDSVPAGGNLYDIRSTLLASLARAIEAAEQAEASIHQVSLFEVAGEDHRHLPELVREPIWSEKKRLQEEKTALGLCLTGHMFDAYRDETAHFIRQPLSKITEGKDQLIAGIVTSARMLTGQRGRMMIATIDDGTAALEVTLYSEVYEPNRSWLKEDELLVAKVNVTPDKFSGGMRIVSEAVMDITGARMRFARNVHVCIDSAVDVRMLRSQIGPYLMSNRARDPKFGAHMASAKDGVKGLMLTAAVTTSGGACLMQFPEEMRIYPDDACLHSLNQLLASKQKDPVLVQYH, encoded by the coding sequence ATGGCTTTACCCCGTTTTGTTCATCTTCGCATCCATTCCGAGTTTTCGATAACGGATGGAGTCGTGCGCATTGATGATGCAGTGGCAGCTGCCGCCAAGGATGAAATGGGGGCATTAGCCTTAACCGATTTAAGCAATTTATTTGGTTTAGTGCGGTTTTATACGGCCGCTCGTTCTGGCGGGATTAAGCCGATTGCCGGAGCGGATGTTTGGGTGAGCAATCCCCAGGATCCAGACCAACCACATCGACTGCTCTTGCTAGTCCAAAACCATTCTGGCTATCTCAATCTTTGTGAGCTACTCAGTAGGGCTTCTTTAGAAAATCAATCTCGTGGTCGCGCTGAAGTCGATTCAGCATGGTTTAGTGAGCCTGCGGCAAAAGCTGAAGATAAAAAAGCTAAGAGAACACTTGCCTATGGATTAATTGCACTCTCCGGTGCGCGCATGGGTGAAGTTGGGAGTGCATTATTAGCGGGTCAAGAGGATCAGGCCAAGATTGCTGCAAGACGTTTTGAAAAGCTCTTTCCTAAATCGTTCTATATCGAAGTTCAACGTGGTGGTCACCCCCAGGATGAAAAGCAGCTCCAGCTAGCCTGTCATCTAGCGAGTGAGCTAGACCTTCCCGTAGTAGCAACGCACCCTGTGCAGTTTATGCAAAAGAGTGACTTCATAGCCCATGAGGCACGGGTATGTATTGCTGAGGGAGAGCTGCTGGGTAATCCGCGTCGCCAAAAGAAATTCAATGAAGAGCAGTATTTTTTAAGTCAAGCAGAGATGGAAAAGCGCTTTGCCGATTTACCGGCCGCTATTGCCAACTCAGTAGAGATTGCCAAGCGTTGTAATTTATCTCTGGTGCTTGGTCAGCCGCGCTTGCCGGATTTTCCAACGCCGCCTGGCATCACTCTTGATGATTATTTATTGCAACAGTCCGAGATTGGCCTAGCGCGCCATATGGAGCGTAATTTCCCAGATGCTGAAGAGCGTGCCAAAGAAGCGCCGCGTTACCACGAGCGTTTGGTGTTTGAGGTGAAGACAATTTCTCAAATGGGATTTCCGGGTTACTTCTTAATCGTTGCAGACTTTATTAACTGGGCGAAAAATAATGGCGTGCCAGTAGGTCCTGGTCGAGGATCAGGCGCAGGCTCTTTAGTTGCCTATTCATTAGGAATTACAGATCTAGATCCACTACGCTACAACTTACTTTTTGAGCGCTTCTTAAATCCAGAGCGGGTATCGATGCCCGACTTCGATATCGACTTTTGCCAACATGGTCGTGACCGTGTGATTCAGTACGTTAAAGATAAATACGGTAAAGACGCAGTTAGCCAAATTGCTACCTTCGGCACGATGGCTGCTAGAGCGGCTATTCGTGACGTCGGTCGCGTTCTAGAGCAGGGCTATAACTTCGTTGACGGTATCGCAAAGCTGGTTCCGAATAAGCCAGGTCAATACATGACCATTGAAATGGCCAAGAAAGAAGAAAAGCAACTAGCGGAACGCGAAAAGAATGAAGATGAAGTCCGTCAACTGCTCTCCCTAGCCCAACAATTAGAGGGCATGACTCGTAACGTGGGTATGCATGCCGGCGGCGTACTGATTGCCCCAGGGCGCCTCACTGATTTTTGCCCTCTCTACACTCAAGAAACAAAAGAACAAGATAGCAGCTCTGTCATTAGTCAGTTTGATAAAGATGATGTAGAGGCGATTGGCTTAGTCAAGTTCGACTTCTTAGGTTTGACCACGCTCACGATCTTGGCGGCAGCTGAGCGTTGGATTAAGACTCTACATACCGACCGCAAAGATTGGACGATTGGTGATATAGCGCTAGATGATGAAAAAGCGTTTGATGTTCTCAAGAAAGCCAATACGGTTGCAGTATTTCAGCTAGAAAGTCGCGGCATGCAAGGCATGCTGCGTGAGGCCAAGCCTGACCGCTTTGAGGACATTATTGCTTTGGTGGCTCTGTATCGTCCAGGCCCAATGGATTTGATCCCAGACTTTATTGAGCGTAAGCACGGCCGACAAAAAGTAGAGTATCCGGATCCGCGTATCGAGCCCGTTTTGCGAGAGACCTACGGCATCATGGTTTACCAAGAGCAGGTCATGCAGATGGCCCAGATGATTGGCGGGTATTCATTAGGTGGCGCAGACATGTTGCGACGCGCGATGGGCAAGAAAAAACCGGAAGAGATGGCGCAGCATCGCAAGATTTTTAGTGATGGCGCAAAAGCGGGCGGTATTACCGAAGGTAAAGCGAACGAGATTTATGACTTGATGGAGCGCTTTGCGGGGTATGGATTTAATAAGTCCCATGCGGCTGCTTATGCACTCTTGGCTTATCAGACTGCATGGCTGAAGGCTTACTATCCTGCCGAATTTATGGCAGCCAACTTATCGCTTGCGATGGATGACACCGATAAGGTGAAGATTCTGTATGACGACTGCTTGGCAAATCAGATTCGAGTGTTCTCTCCAGATATCAATACTGGAGTCTATGAGTTCACACCGCTGCGTGCTCCAGATGCGGCACCAGATGCACCTCTCAGTCATATTCGTTATGGCCTGGGGGCTGTTAGGGGCACTGGTGAAGCGGCAATCGAAGCAATTGTGAAAGCTCGCCAAACTGGCGGACCATTTAAAGACCTGTTTGATTTCTGTGCACGGGTTGACCGCAGGCAAGTGAATCGTCGCGCTATTGAGGCATTAATGCGCGCAGGTGCATTTGATAGTCTCTATCGAGATTCCGTACCTGCAGGTGGAAATCTGTATGACATCCGCTCGACCTTACTTGCCTCCTTAGCAAGGGCAATCGAAGCTGCAGAGCAAGCAGAGGCTTCGATTCATCAAGTGAGCTTGTTTGAGGTTGCTGGTGAGGATCACCGTCATCTGCCAGAATTGGTTCGTGAACCAATCTGGTCTGAGAAAAAACGTCTTCAAGAGGAAAAAACGGCTTTAGGCCTTTGCCTAACGGGACACATGTTTGATGCTTATCGTGACGAGACTGCTCACTTTATTCGTCAGCCTCTGTCAAAAATTACTGAAGGCAAGGATCAACTGATTGCAGGCATCGTCACCTCGGCCCGGATGCTTACCGGTCAGCGCGGCCGCATGATGATCGCAACAATTGATGACGGCACTGCCGCACTAGAGGTGACGTTATATAGCGAAGTCTACGAACCAAATCGTTCATGGCTAAAAGAAGACGAATTACTGGTCGCTAAAGTCAATGTCACGCCAGATAAATTCTCTGGTGGAATGCGAATTGTTTCTGAAGCGGTAATGGATATCACTGGGGCGCGCATGCGCTTTGCCCGTAATGTTCATGTATGCATTGATTCAGCGGTAGATGTCAGAATGTTGCGAAGCCAAATCGGACCCTACCTGATGTCGAATCGGGCACGCGATCCTAAATTCGGTGCGCACATGGCTAGCGCAAAAGATGGTGTGAAGGGCTTAATGTTGACGGCAGCTGTGACCACTAGTGGTGGTGCGTGCTTGATGCAGTTCCCAGAAGAGATGCGAATTTACCCTGACGATGCTTGTTTGCATAGTCTTAATCAACTATTGGCATCAAAGCAAAAAGATCCTGTTCTGGTTCAGTACCACTAG
- a CDS encoding glycosyltransferase family 9 protein: MTHFSNLKPKKVLFIATRQIGDVLVTTPLISKARELWPDAEFHFLGYKGKLEMLKGNPDIAQVIETSDRPGFGEYLSLFNRLFQRYDLAFVTQPSDRAYLYGLVSAFHRVGVLGGHPQGKQSKVVDKSNRQNAWKKFICMHTVDVDYFSQHVIAEKLRLLEVFFRNPLELFSKPIKVTPPIGEALTPVIAGELTQPYIVIHPGPLTAYKRWPLAYWQKIITYLAKRGFQVVLSASPAKQDLQLNHDIFSLLEDNIRKQVINTAGKLSIPQAGSLLRAASLYIGVDTSITHLAAACNTPTITLFGATPPTNFGPWPNGFIGDQPYQLRSRSQTVGNITILQGPGECVPCRKAGCLDRADSYSECLDLLEPTQVIDAIEKVLGQH; encoded by the coding sequence ATGACTCACTTTTCCAACCTTAAGCCAAAGAAAGTTTTATTCATTGCCACACGGCAAATCGGGGATGTGCTGGTTACAACACCTCTCATTAGTAAAGCTCGTGAACTTTGGCCAGATGCCGAGTTTCATTTTTTGGGCTACAAGGGTAAATTGGAGATGCTCAAGGGCAATCCTGATATTGCACAGGTCATTGAAACCTCTGATAGACCAGGCTTTGGGGAGTACCTCTCACTCTTTAACCGTTTATTTCAGCGCTATGATCTTGCATTTGTTACCCAACCAAGTGACAGAGCCTATCTCTATGGTTTGGTCTCCGCCTTTCACCGTGTAGGCGTTTTAGGAGGGCATCCTCAAGGTAAGCAAAGTAAGGTTGTAGATAAGTCGAATCGACAAAACGCCTGGAAGAAATTCATCTGTATGCATACCGTTGATGTTGACTACTTTAGCCAGCATGTCATTGCTGAAAAACTACGCTTGCTTGAAGTCTTTTTCCGCAATCCTTTGGAATTATTTTCTAAGCCCATTAAGGTCACTCCACCGATTGGTGAGGCGTTAACACCCGTCATTGCTGGAGAACTCACTCAGCCTTATATAGTGATACATCCTGGCCCATTAACTGCATATAAACGTTGGCCATTAGCGTATTGGCAAAAAATCATTACTTATTTAGCGAAACGGGGATTTCAGGTAGTGCTGAGCGCCTCTCCCGCGAAACAAGATCTGCAGCTCAATCATGACATTTTTTCGCTACTAGAGGACAATATCCGCAAGCAGGTAATTAATACCGCCGGTAAGCTTTCGATTCCGCAGGCTGGTTCTTTGTTGAGGGCAGCCTCTTTATATATCGGCGTCGATACCTCTATTACGCATTTAGCAGCAGCTTGCAATACCCCGACAATTACTTTATTTGGCGCTACACCACCGACGAATTTCGGGCCATGGCCCAATGGCTTTATTGGCGATCAACCATACCAATTGCGCTCCCGCTCTCAAACGGTTGGCAATATTACGATCTTGCAAGGCCCTGGGGAGTGCGTACCCTGCCGGAAAGCAGGTTGTTTAGATCGCGCCGATAGCTATAGTGAATGCTTAGACTTACTTGAGCCAACCCAAGTAATAGATGCTATAGAAAAAGTATTAGGGCAACACTGA
- a CDS encoding glycosyltransferase family 2 protein — MISILLATYNWPQALKLCLESLATQTDRDFEIIIADDGSSDSTKQVIDTFKASHPISIAHLWQDDQGFRKTKILNQAIAAAKGDYLIFLDGDCIVQPDFVARHRQLSEKGYLVTGSRVLLDEKLTQGLLTWPAWDFSLFHSKLLSERLRGGINKYWPLKIKFGNGGWRDYQKFVWRRIKGCNMACWKADAEAINGFDETMTGWGHEDADFIFRLQRHHIKRKSGSWSTEVLHLFHKIHDQSNAAENARRVREKILAKAM; from the coding sequence ATGATTTCCATTTTGTTGGCTACTTATAACTGGCCACAAGCCCTTAAGCTCTGCCTCGAATCACTGGCCACCCAAACAGACCGTGATTTTGAAATTATTATTGCTGACGATGGTTCAAGCGATAGTACTAAGCAAGTCATCGACACTTTTAAAGCATCCCACCCTATTTCTATTGCGCATCTATGGCAAGACGATCAAGGCTTTCGGAAAACCAAAATCTTGAATCAAGCGATTGCTGCTGCCAAAGGGGATTACCTCATTTTTTTAGATGGCGACTGCATTGTTCAGCCAGATTTTGTTGCACGTCATCGCCAGCTTTCAGAAAAAGGATATCTAGTTACCGGTAGCAGAGTCTTGCTTGATGAAAAACTCACTCAAGGCCTGCTTACCTGGCCAGCTTGGGACTTCTCACTATTTCACTCCAAACTCCTAAGTGAGCGTTTGCGTGGTGGCATCAATAAGTACTGGCCCCTGAAAATTAAATTTGGGAATGGCGGATGGCGGGACTATCAAAAGTTTGTTTGGCGTCGCATTAAAGGCTGCAATATGGCTTGCTGGAAAGCAGATGCTGAGGCAATCAATGGTTTTGATGAAACGATGACTGGCTGGGGTCATGAAGATGCTGACTTTATCTTTCGCTTGCAACGCCATCACATCAAACGGAAGTCGGGATCATGGTCAACTGAAGTACTGCACCTCTTTCATAAGATACACGACCAAAGTAATGCTGCTGAGAATGCCCGCCGAGTTCGTGAAAAGATTTTGGCAAAGGCGATGTAA
- a CDS encoding glycosyltransferase family 2 protein yields MPTLSVILITRNEEANLEDCLTSLEGIAQQIVVVDTNSTDHTLEIAQNHGATIAQPSDWPGFGPQKNRALELATGEWVLSLDADERLTPALRSEILRAIHHSAHIDCFAIPRLSWYCGRFIRHSGWSPDYVDRLFKRGTARFSDDLVHERLIPKGQVARLENPMLHYSFMNYSQVLQKLDRYSTASAEQAFAKGKTSNPLTAVLHGVWAFIRTYIIRAGFLDGAQGFALAISNGQGTYYRYIKLWHLNQEARK; encoded by the coding sequence ATGCCCACCTTATCCGTCATACTCATCACCCGCAATGAAGAGGCCAATTTAGAGGATTGCCTGACCTCATTGGAAGGCATTGCCCAGCAGATTGTCGTGGTCGACACCAATAGCACTGATCACACCTTAGAAATCGCCCAAAATCATGGCGCTACCATTGCTCAGCCATCGGATTGGCCGGGCTTTGGCCCCCAAAAGAATCGCGCCCTAGAGCTCGCTACAGGTGAATGGGTTCTATCTTTAGATGCCGATGAGCGGCTTACCCCCGCCCTAAGATCAGAAATTCTGAGGGCTATTCACCATAGCGCCCATATTGACTGTTTTGCCATTCCTAGGCTGTCTTGGTATTGCGGTCGCTTTATCCGCCACTCTGGCTGGAGTCCAGACTATGTTGACCGACTTTTTAAGCGGGGGACCGCCCGCTTTTCCGATGACCTGGTACACGAACGCCTCATTCCTAAAGGGCAAGTGGCAAGGCTAGAGAATCCCATGCTGCACTACAGCTTTATGAACTACTCCCAAGTCTTGCAAAAACTAGATCGTTACTCAACAGCCTCGGCTGAGCAAGCTTTTGCCAAAGGCAAAACCAGCAATCCTTTAACAGCAGTCTTGCATGGAGTCTGGGCCTTTATCCGCACTTACATCATTCGCGCTGGATTCTTGGATGGAGCCCAAGGATTTGCTTTGGCCATTTCGAATGGTCAGGGAACCTACTATCGCTATATCAAACTCTGGCACCTAAACCAGGAAGCCCGTAAATGA
- the msbA gene encoding lipid A export permease/ATP-binding protein MsbA, whose protein sequence is MNAQDRTALNRLITYLKPHIGLIIGSLIAMAIVAGAETSIPALMKPLLDRGFTGQLNSKLWQVPVFLVGLALVRSLAQFLSNYLLTRVINAALLKLREQMFQTLLHASTTFFQKNSASNLINAVVFEVNNVLSVMGGMLISLVRDSLTVVGLMGYLIYLNWQLTLVVLFIFPVIALIMTKINRRLRSLNRQQQNLTSELAYIVEESTAGYKIVKVHGAQDYEMNRFKQKAERLRQFTLKSAVAGGLNQPITQLIASMALSIVLVIALMQSATEGTTVGGFAAFITAMMLVISPLKHLADINQPLQRGLTAAEMIFGLMDQPFEEDEDRRLNMRSLDKAKGAIRFENVGFSYQQEVGRKDALTDINLNIKPGEIVAFVGPSGGGKSTLVNLIPRFFKPTSGHIYLDDLPLEDIVLADVRKQLAFVSQDVILFNDTIAANVAYGAATEEGVDRGRVMEALEAANLSAMIRELPEGIDSLVGDNGNRLSGGQRQRLAIARAIYKNAPILILDEATSALDSESERQVQDALERLMAGRTTLVIAHRLSTIEHADRIVVLEHGKVIENGSHEELIKQDGLYANLHRIQFSNA, encoded by the coding sequence ATGAATGCTCAAGACCGTACCGCCCTAAATCGCTTAATTACCTACCTCAAGCCCCATATTGGGCTGATTATTGGCTCCCTGATAGCTATGGCTATTGTTGCAGGGGCTGAGACCTCCATACCCGCCTTGATGAAGCCTTTATTAGACCGCGGGTTCACTGGTCAGCTCAATAGTAAGTTGTGGCAGGTGCCAGTTTTCTTAGTGGGATTAGCGTTGGTCCGGAGTTTGGCGCAATTTTTATCCAATTACTTGCTTACTAGAGTAATTAATGCGGCTCTCTTGAAGTTGCGCGAACAAATGTTCCAAACCTTGCTACATGCAAGCACTACTTTTTTCCAGAAGAACTCGGCTTCTAATTTAATTAATGCAGTTGTATTTGAAGTAAATAATGTTCTCTCAGTCATGGGGGGGATGCTGATTAGCTTAGTACGTGACTCTCTCACTGTAGTGGGCTTGATGGGTTACTTGATTTACCTCAACTGGCAATTAACTTTGGTCGTTTTATTTATTTTTCCAGTGATCGCATTGATCATGACTAAGATTAATCGGCGATTACGATCCCTGAATCGCCAGCAGCAAAATTTAACTAGTGAGCTTGCCTATATTGTTGAGGAATCTACTGCTGGCTACAAAATTGTTAAGGTTCATGGCGCTCAAGATTATGAGATGAATCGCTTTAAGCAGAAGGCAGAGCGACTGCGTCAATTTACCCTGAAGTCTGCAGTAGCAGGCGGCCTAAATCAGCCGATTACCCAATTGATTGCCTCTATGGCCTTGTCTATCGTGCTGGTGATTGCTTTGATGCAATCTGCAACCGAAGGTACTACCGTGGGTGGCTTTGCAGCGTTTATTACGGCAATGATGCTGGTCATCTCCCCCCTAAAGCATTTGGCAGACATCAATCAGCCATTGCAACGCGGCTTAACTGCTGCAGAAATGATTTTTGGTTTGATGGATCAGCCTTTTGAAGAGGATGAGGATCGTAGATTGAATATGCGATCTTTGGATAAAGCCAAAGGCGCTATTCGATTTGAGAATGTTGGATTTTCTTATCAGCAAGAAGTGGGGCGTAAAGATGCCTTGACTGATATTAATCTCAATATCAAACCAGGTGAAATTGTGGCTTTTGTTGGACCATCTGGTGGCGGCAAATCAACCTTGGTGAATTTGATTCCGCGCTTCTTCAAGCCAACGAGTGGACATATTTATTTAGATGATCTGCCTTTGGAGGACATTGTTCTTGCTGATGTTCGCAAGCAACTGGCTTTCGTCAGTCAGGATGTCATTTTGTTCAATGACACCATTGCTGCTAATGTGGCTTACGGCGCCGCCACTGAAGAAGGTGTTGATCGTGGGCGCGTTATGGAGGCCTTGGAGGCTGCTAATCTAAGCGCTATGATTCGTGAGCTTCCGGAGGGAATAGATTCCTTGGTAGGGGATAACGGCAATCGTCTATCTGGTGGCCAGCGCCAGCGTTTAGCTATCGCTCGTGCTATCTATAAAAATGCACCAATCCTTATTTTGGATGAAGCCACTTCCGCTTTGGACTCAGAATCTGAGCGTCAAGTACAAGATGCCTTAGAGCGATTAATGGCGGGGCGCACCACCTTAGTGATTGCCCATCGTTTATCAACCATTGAGCATGCAGACCGTATTGTCGTTTTAGAGCATGGCAAGGTGATAGAAAACGGTTCGCATGAAGAGTTGATCAAGCAAGATGGCTTATATGCCAATTTGCACCGCATTCAATTCTCAAACGCTTAA